In Deinococcus misasensis DSM 22328, one DNA window encodes the following:
- a CDS encoding DUF4357 domain-containing protein → MGIKATGHPQGKGFIVRAGSTARAEITEAFKDNNYSKLRTTLLDQGRLVKTTGSDLFMYKEDVLFDSVSAAAAVTLGRASNGRTAWKMVGSNRTFADWKDGPVAGPMFSGATAHFDWVPFFKALGQKLLDFEGPERQLVLLRLLRDANVSISPDENEELSSIDPFTFFSLVLKHRKPERVQELFSFIGQKLEIQETIPAEFHGVPGITGMNAWFFAYRSVRKPEDIPTLWKLAKQAVDGTLQPDTFEQALKILQVGLPKLTQGLFWLNPEVFLPLNNIVVHYLREMGVGGVESVKTLQDYHQVLEQSRNVQKNFPLLSHGAWLEAQKTGRVIQAPDVEPQETVFLAPPGIPLNQILYGPPGTGKTYTVIDEALRIVDPAFAAANEGPEKRRDRKQRFDELLREGQITFVTFHQSFGYEDFIEGLKPEMEDGKLAYRLEDGLFLKAVQKAGGRVGDQSAENTLQAHVLIIDEINRGNISKIFGELITLLEDSKRAGAAEGLVVNLPLSKRQLSVPQSLYVMGTMNTADRSLTQLDAALRRRFTFKAVWPDPTLLPEDQKLDDVSEGTLNLRQFLQVLNERIEERLSRDQMIGHAYLLNVPPTLEQVSAAFRTRILPLLEEYFFEDWTSIREVLGDDQKKDLQDQFIHVTDKGKGRRFTYNEAAFSRLSAFQGLYEVQ, encoded by the coding sequence ATGGGGATCAAAGCCACAGGCCATCCTCAAGGTAAAGGCTTCATAGTCAGAGCAGGCAGCACAGCCAGAGCCGAAATCACTGAAGCTTTCAAAGACAATAACTACTCAAAACTACGGACCACTCTGCTGGATCAGGGACGATTGGTGAAAACCACGGGTTCAGACCTGTTCATGTACAAAGAAGATGTGCTTTTTGACTCTGTGAGCGCTGCCGCAGCAGTGACCCTTGGGCGAGCCTCCAATGGTAGAACTGCCTGGAAGATGGTGGGAAGCAATCGGACTTTTGCAGACTGGAAAGATGGACCTGTTGCAGGTCCGATGTTTTCAGGGGCCACAGCGCATTTCGACTGGGTGCCGTTTTTCAAAGCTCTGGGCCAGAAGCTTCTGGATTTTGAAGGTCCTGAGCGCCAGCTGGTCTTGTTAAGGTTGCTCAGGGATGCAAATGTCTCCATCAGTCCAGATGAGAACGAGGAATTGTCTTCCATTGATCCTTTCACGTTCTTTTCGCTGGTGCTCAAGCACCGCAAACCTGAGCGCGTTCAGGAGCTTTTTTCCTTCATTGGTCAAAAACTGGAGATTCAGGAAACCATACCTGCAGAATTTCATGGTGTTCCAGGAATCACCGGTATGAACGCATGGTTTTTTGCGTATCGTAGTGTCCGCAAGCCAGAGGATATTCCCACTCTGTGGAAACTGGCAAAACAGGCTGTGGATGGCACGCTGCAACCAGACACCTTTGAGCAAGCCCTGAAAATCCTGCAAGTGGGCTTGCCAAAACTCACCCAGGGGCTGTTCTGGTTGAACCCAGAGGTTTTCCTGCCTTTAAACAACATCGTGGTCCATTACCTGAGGGAGATGGGTGTGGGCGGGGTGGAGAGCGTCAAAACCCTGCAGGATTACCATCAGGTGCTGGAGCAGTCCCGCAACGTGCAGAAAAACTTTCCACTGCTTTCACATGGAGCGTGGCTGGAAGCGCAGAAAACAGGCCGGGTGATTCAGGCCCCAGATGTCGAACCTCAGGAAACCGTGTTCTTGGCCCCTCCGGGCATCCCTCTGAACCAGATCCTGTACGGACCTCCGGGAACAGGCAAAACCTACACCGTGATTGACGAGGCCCTCAGGATCGTGGACCCGGCTTTTGCAGCAGCCAATGAGGGTCCAGAGAAGCGCCGGGACCGCAAGCAGCGCTTCGATGAACTGTTGAGGGAAGGCCAGATCACCTTCGTGACCTTCCACCAGTCTTTTGGCTACGAGGACTTTATTGAGGGCCTCAAGCCTGAAATGGAAGATGGCAAACTGGCTTACAGGCTGGAAGATGGTTTGTTTCTGAAGGCTGTCCAAAAGGCAGGAGGCCGAGTGGGTGACCAGAGCGCAGAAAACACCTTGCAGGCACATGTCCTCATCATTGACGAAATCAACCGTGGGAACATCTCCAAGATTTTCGGTGAACTGATCACCCTGCTTGAAGACAGCAAACGTGCTGGTGCTGCAGAGGGTCTGGTGGTAAATCTGCCCCTCTCCAAACGCCAGCTTTCTGTTCCCCAGAGCCTGTACGTGATGGGCACCATGAACACCGCAGACCGCAGCCTGACCCAGTTGGATGCCGCTTTGCGCAGACGTTTCACCTTCAAAGCAGTGTGGCCAGACCCCACACTCTTGCCAGAGGATCAGAAACTGGATGATGTGTCAGAGGGAACCCTGAACCTACGGCAGTTTTTGCAGGTGCTGAATGAACGCATTGAGGAGCGCCTCAGTCGGGACCAGATGATCGGTCATGCCTACCTGCTGAATGTGCCTCCCACGCTGGAGCAGGTGTCTGCTGCTTTCAGGACCCGCATTCTGCCCCTCTTGGAAGAGTATTTCTTTGAGGACTGGACCAGCATCCGTGAAGTGCTGGGAGACGACCAGAAAAAAGACCTCCAAGACCAGTTCATTCACGTGACCGACAAAGGCAAAGGACGCAGGTTCACCTACAATGAAGCGGCTTTCTCACGGCTCAGTGCTTTTCAAGGGCTTTACGAGGTCCAATGA
- a CDS encoding McrC family protein, producing the protein MTHIVAREHDLLVRGAKPAGSGPSVHGVPPDAFDELRKFMQTPVEGNKGQTEVLARSTLHGQQHALRLRQWVGVICTPQGTTLEILPKTHEPEHLQDGVTASRTMLFKMLAAGGNNYRAALPADLNAAGMPLFEVVLRYALEVLKKAIQHGLPHTYQEILEERLGLKGRLNIPQQVKQPHHRMHLLHVKYDEFLPDRPETRLARLAVERIARLTRRNDSKRLARELLQALEHVSPSRQVKQDFQSVKLERGYRHFAPALDVSKLVLYELNPLTAGGQSRATAVLFDMNRVYETYVAHLLRSQFPEWEVKTQVTGKALGKVLDKSVFRLRPDLLITAPEGVIVADTKWKRLDPDQIPAYGILNADAYQMLAYSEVFQKDQSTKTLWLIYPSVSGLPEHLPPMKLTGERTLRVVCLDLLKDPPVFTGIHEG; encoded by the coding sequence ATGACCCACATTGTTGCTCGGGAGCACGATCTCTTGGTGCGTGGAGCAAAACCTGCTGGCTCTGGGCCATCGGTGCATGGCGTCCCTCCAGACGCCTTTGATGAACTGAGAAAGTTCATGCAAACCCCTGTAGAGGGCAATAAGGGTCAGACGGAGGTGTTGGCCCGCTCCACCCTGCATGGTCAGCAGCATGCCTTGCGTTTGCGACAGTGGGTGGGTGTGATTTGCACGCCTCAGGGCACCACCCTTGAGATCCTGCCCAAAACCCACGAACCAGAGCACCTTCAAGATGGCGTGACAGCCAGCAGAACAATGCTGTTCAAGATGCTTGCGGCAGGAGGAAACAATTATCGGGCAGCATTGCCTGCAGACCTCAATGCTGCAGGCATGCCACTTTTTGAGGTGGTGCTGCGTTACGCACTCGAGGTCCTCAAAAAAGCCATCCAGCATGGCCTGCCGCACACGTATCAGGAAATTCTGGAGGAACGGCTGGGTTTAAAGGGCCGTCTGAACATTCCACAGCAGGTCAAACAACCCCACCACAGGATGCATCTGTTGCACGTGAAGTACGACGAATTTTTGCCAGATCGGCCTGAAACCCGACTCGCACGCCTGGCTGTAGAACGCATTGCCCGCCTCACCCGCCGCAACGACAGCAAACGCCTTGCCCGGGAATTGCTGCAGGCTCTGGAGCATGTTTCACCCAGCCGTCAGGTGAAGCAGGACTTCCAGAGCGTGAAGCTGGAACGAGGATACCGGCATTTTGCACCTGCATTGGATGTGTCCAAACTGGTGCTCTATGAACTCAATCCCCTCACGGCAGGAGGGCAGAGCCGGGCCACTGCCGTACTGTTCGACATGAATCGGGTGTATGAAACTTATGTGGCACATCTTCTGCGTTCCCAATTTCCAGAGTGGGAAGTGAAAACCCAGGTGACTGGAAAGGCTCTGGGAAAAGTGCTTGATAAAAGTGTTTTTCGGCTGAGGCCAGACCTGTTGATCACTGCACCTGAGGGTGTGATCGTTGCAGACACCAAATGGAAACGGCTTGATCCAGACCAGATTCCTGCTTACGGAATTTTGAATGCAGATGCGTACCAGATGCTGGCTTACAGTGAAGTCTTTCAAAAAGACCAGAGCACAAAAACGTTATGGCTGATTTATCCCAGCGTTTCCGGCCTTCCAGAACACTTGCCTCCGATGAAACTGACAGGTGAACGCACCCTGCGGGTGGTGTGCCTTGATCTCCTGAAAGATCCACCTGTTTTTACGGGGATCCACGAGGGGTGA
- a CDS encoding DUF4007 family protein, whose protein sequence is MQSSVLSRYSFSGHESFALRYSWLPKAIQHLECQPDLFLLEDATTELGVGKNMVSSIRHWCQALRLIAPLTGQKGSYQALPLAQTLLSAQGLDPYLEDPGTLWLLHWQLLSHPEEATLWHLLFTVFRTDTFTRQEVVSWTFDHVQSIPGVRANLNSMDRDFEVLVRTYLPALNPKGHVGEESFDSPLVELGLMRRVDRNTFEFVRGEHRSLPDLIFAYALVDHWQKVYPEVTTVGLERFMYHPGAPGAAFKLTETAFLNRLEQLQAITGIHFDDTAGMRSLIRNRSWAEQDKLDLLKAHYGWEGGN, encoded by the coding sequence ATGCAAAGCAGTGTGCTCTCCCGTTACTCGTTCAGTGGACATGAATCTTTTGCACTCAGGTACAGTTGGCTGCCCAAAGCCATTCAACACCTTGAATGCCAACCCGACCTGTTTCTCCTTGAAGATGCCACCACCGAACTCGGGGTGGGAAAAAACATGGTCAGCAGCATCCGGCATTGGTGTCAGGCTTTGCGTCTGATTGCCCCACTCACGGGTCAAAAAGGCAGCTATCAGGCGCTTCCCCTTGCCCAAACGCTGCTCTCTGCCCAAGGTTTGGACCCCTACCTTGAGGACCCCGGAACCCTGTGGCTTTTGCATTGGCAACTCCTGTCCCACCCCGAGGAGGCCACCCTGTGGCACCTGCTGTTCACGGTGTTTCGCACAGACACCTTCACCCGGCAGGAGGTGGTGTCGTGGACTTTTGATCACGTGCAGAGCATTCCGGGCGTGCGGGCCAACCTGAATTCCATGGACCGGGATTTTGAGGTGTTGGTGCGCACGTACCTGCCCGCCTTGAATCCGAAAGGCCATGTGGGAGAGGAGTCTTTCGATTCTCCCTTGGTGGAATTGGGTCTGATGCGGCGCGTGGACCGCAACACCTTTGAATTTGTGCGCGGAGAACACCGCAGCCTGCCGGACCTGATTTTTGCCTATGCACTCGTGGACCATTGGCAGAAAGTCTACCCCGAGGTCACCACCGTTGGCCTCGAGCGTTTCATGTACCATCCCGGCGCACCGGGAGCAGCCTTCAAGCTCACTGAAACGGCTTTTTTGAACCGCCTTGAGCAGCTTCAGGCCATCACTGGAATCCATTTTGACGACACGGCTGGAATGCGCAGTCTGATTCGCAACCGCTCGTGGGCTGAACAGGACAAACTCGATTTGCTCAAAGCCCATTACGGCTGGGAAGGAGGAAACTGA